A stretch of the Patescibacteria group bacterium genome encodes the following:
- a CDS encoding methyltransferase domain-containing protein: MQTPAEVFLIEQIIIFLKNIPIASRPAKIINLGAGKSFVIEDSVAAADPDFTVDRTDVYECRMDNPRARTRFVCSADKMPEVPTENYDLGFSNYVLEHVANLPDAAKEIYRVIKPGGIFAVSTPNPQAPEFFISRHTPLFFHQLIKGKGKFAEAYETFYAYKNIGELIKIFIAAGFKAKEVKFYPFTIGYLFRFPIISIISRLYDKLISLLGAKPLMGQVGIVFEKRSRPDQGFDRSEP; this comes from the coding sequence ATGCAAACTCCGGCAGAAGTATTTTTAATCGAACAAATCATTATTTTTTTGAAGAATATCCCGATCGCCTCCCGGCCGGCCAAGATCATCAATCTTGGCGCGGGCAAGAGTTTCGTGATCGAAGACAGCGTGGCCGCGGCTGACCCTGATTTTACGGTTGATCGCACCGATGTTTACGAGTGCCGGATGGATAATCCGCGGGCTCGAACGCGTTTTGTCTGCTCGGCCGACAAAATGCCCGAAGTGCCGACCGAGAATTATGATCTGGGTTTTTCCAATTATGTTTTGGAGCACGTGGCGAACCTGCCGGACGCGGCCAAAGAAATCTACCGCGTCATCAAACCGGGCGGGATTTTCGCGGTTTCCACGCCCAATCCGCAAGCGCCGGAATTTTTCATTTCCCGCCATACGCCGCTTTTCTTCCATCAGCTGATCAAGGGCAAGGGAAAATTCGCCGAAGCCTATGAAACTTTTTACGCTTACAAAAATATCGGCGAATTGATCAAGATTTTTATTGCCGCCGGCTTTAAAGCCAAAGAAGTTAAATTTTATCCTTTCACTATCGGTTATCTGTTCCGTTTTCCGATCATCAGCATTATCAGCCGCCTTTACGATAAATTAATTTCACTGCTTGGCGCCAAGCCGCTGATGGGTCAAGTCGGAATTGTTTTTGAAAAACGATCAAGACCTGATCAGGGGTTTGATCGTTCCGAGCCGTGA
- a CDS encoding glycosyltransferase has protein sequence MKILLINNYHYSRDGVTRAYFDLAEILTARGHEVAFFSAHSAKETPTKWSKYFASPTDFEEKIGGLAKIKLIAKGFYNFEAKNKLAELLKDFQPDVAHLHNIYHHLSPSIIGVLKKNKIPLVMTLHDYALVSPNYNLFARGKIWEGAKGGKFWRCLADRCVKGSYWRSFLAMIESYFYQGLGSYRKIDLFISPSRFLIDKFKEFGFKSEIIYLPNPFLLTDEAASANRAEKEKYFLYYGRLSAEKGIADLLRAYAKLETDIKLRIVGAGPQEADLKKIVAEEKISGVDFSGYKIGAELWRQVAGAEAIVVPSRWYENAPYSVIEPMGLGKIVIAANLGGLAELISDGRSGFLFAAGDIEDLKTKLNFILSHPELKDSIGAAAIAAVKDKNDPEKFYQALLKIYERAPKV, from the coding sequence ATGAAAATATTACTTATCAACAATTATCATTATTCACGGGACGGAGTGACCAGGGCTTATTTTGATCTGGCTGAAATTTTAACCGCCCGGGGGCATGAAGTCGCCTTTTTTTCCGCCCATAGCGCCAAGGAAACTCCGACCAAGTGGTCGAAATATTTTGCTTCTCCCACTGATTTCGAAGAAAAAATCGGCGGATTGGCCAAAATCAAATTGATTGCCAAGGGTTTTTATAATTTTGAGGCGAAAAATAAATTAGCCGAGCTCTTAAAGGATTTTCAGCCCGATGTCGCTCATTTGCACAATATTTATCATCATCTTTCTCCTTCGATAATCGGCGTCTTGAAAAAAAATAAAATTCCGCTGGTAATGACCTTGCATGATTACGCGCTGGTCAGCCCGAATTACAATTTGTTCGCGCGGGGAAAAATTTGGGAAGGCGCTAAGGGCGGAAAATTTTGGCGCTGTCTGGCCGACCGCTGCGTCAAAGGCTCTTATTGGCGAAGTTTTTTGGCGATGATCGAGTCTTATTTTTATCAAGGGCTGGGAAGTTATCGGAAAATAGATTTATTCATTTCGCCCAGCCGTTTTTTGATCGATAAATTCAAAGAATTCGGATTTAAATCAGAAATCATTTATCTCCCCAATCCTTTTTTGCTGACGGATGAGGCCGCGTCCGCCAATCGGGCGGAAAAAGAAAAATATTTCCTTTATTACGGGCGCTTAAGCGCCGAGAAGGGGATAGCTGATTTGCTGCGCGCTTATGCCAAACTGGAAACAGATATTAAATTAAGGATCGTCGGCGCCGGACCGCAAGAAGCTGATCTGAAAAAAATCGTCGCCGAAGAAAAAATCAGCGGCGTGGATTTTTCGGGCTACAAGATCGGCGCGGAACTTTGGCGGCAAGTCGCCGGCGCCGAAGCGATTGTTGTCCCGTCGCGCTGGTATGAGAACGCGCCGTACAGCGTGATCGAGCCGATGGGGTTGGGCAAAATAGTAATAGCCGCCAATCTCGGCGGCCTGGCCGAATTGATCAGCGATGGCCGAAGCGGTTTTCTTTTTGCCGCCGGCGACATTGAGGATTTGAAAACCAAATTGAATTTTATTTTATCTCATCCGGAATTGAAAGATTCGATCGGCGCGGCGGCGATCGCGGCCGTAAAAGACAAAAATGATCCGGAAAAATTCTATCAAGCCTTGCTTAAAATCTACGAGCGGGCGCCTAAAGTGTAA
- a CDS encoding radical SAM protein, which produces MGKLWEKIKKFGKGALKYFRLTMDYRQAKLRYNHLFLNITSYCNSNCVYCEVKCLDHKNDLEFERQKKLIAEARELGVKEVSFSGGEPFVYYKVWELIDYVLSLGMELNIMSNGLMINDFTPEKINTLKKLKRIFISLESADAKTHNELRGGRDFFEKTMAGVKKMLSAGVKVSFASVLSNKNYSGLADLIKLTEESGVNSVFFQPLHVWSNYDTVENIKDKEKLIPAEDDFSALRESIRRSIKLAKKLGVDNNLPALKQWVEKYYLYQKGTDKRGRWIDNIMPSYKCLEIFTKIFIDCDGGVLPCAMLSPQDNLNHKSLKDSLVSLDAIKQSIAAGIFPKECDECSCQVASNFTFSLLLSPIKNIKNLFVFIKDKF; this is translated from the coding sequence ATGGGAAAACTTTGGGAAAAAATTAAAAAATTCGGAAAAGGAGCGTTGAAATATTTTCGCTTGACGATGGATTATCGCCAGGCTAAATTGCGGTATAATCATTTGTTTTTGAATATCACCAGCTATTGCAACTCTAATTGCGTTTATTGCGAAGTCAAGTGCCTGGATCACAAGAACGATCTGGAATTTGAGCGGCAAAAAAAATTGATCGCGGAGGCCAGGGAGCTGGGCGTCAAAGAAGTTTCCTTTTCCGGCGGCGAGCCGTTTGTCTATTATAAAGTCTGGGAATTGATCGATTATGTTTTAAGCCTGGGGATGGAGTTGAACATTATGTCCAACGGCCTGATGATCAATGATTTTACGCCGGAAAAAATTAATACTTTGAAAAAATTAAAGCGGATTTTCATTTCCCTGGAATCGGCCGATGCTAAAACGCATAATGAATTGCGAGGCGGCCGGGATTTTTTTGAGAAAACCATGGCCGGAGTCAAAAAGATGCTATCAGCCGGGGTTAAAGTCAGCTTTGCCTCGGTTTTGAGCAATAAAAATTATTCGGGTTTGGCGGATTTGATCAAATTAACCGAGGAATCAGGAGTGAATTCGGTTTTTTTCCAGCCCCTGCATGTCTGGTCCAATTATGACACGGTGGAAAACATCAAGGACAAGGAAAAATTGATTCCGGCGGAAGATGATTTTTCCGCTTTGCGGGAAAGCATCAGGCGCTCGATCAAGCTGGCCAAAAAATTGGGCGTGGACAATAATCTTCCCGCCTTGAAGCAATGGGTGGAAAAATATTATCTTTATCAGAAGGGGACGGATAAGCGGGGGAGATGGATCGATAATATTATGCCAAGCTATAAGTGCCTGGAAATTTTCACCAAGATCTTCATCGATTGCGACGGCGGAGTTTTGCCTTGCGCCATGCTCTCGCCCCAAGATAATTTGAACCATAAGAGTTTAAAGGATTCTTTGGTCAGTTTAGACGCCATCAAGCAAAGCATCGCCGCGGGAATTTTTCCCAAAGAATGCGATGAATGTTCCTGCCAGGTCGCTTCCAATTTTACCTTCAGTTTGCTGCTATCTCCGATCAAAAATATAAAAAACCTTTTTGTTTTTATCAAGGACAAGTTTTAA